CGCCCGGGTCCGTGAACTCGCCCCCGGCGGGGTGGACGCGGTCTTCGACCACGTCGGCGGGCGCAGCGTGACCGACTCCTGGCGTCTGCTCGCGCCCGGCGGCACGCTCGTCTCCTACGGCAGCGCCTCCACCCGGGACGACGAGGGCTCCAAGCAGTGGCCCGTGCTCAAGCTGCTCGGCCGGGTGTGGTGGTGGAACGCGGCGCCCAACCGTCGCCGCGCCTACTTCTTCAACGTCTGGGCCGGGCGCGCCCTGTCCAGGACCCGCTTCCGGGCCCGGCTGCGCGCCGACCTCACCCAGGTCTTCGCCGCTCTCCAGCGCGGTGACGTGACTCCGCAGATCGCCGCCCGACTCCCGCTCGCCCGCGTCGCGGACGCCCTGCGGCTGGCCGAGTCCGGCACCGTCGCCGGAAAGATCGTGCTGAACCCATAGAAACCCGTGAGAAACCCCGCTGCGGGATGTTCCAGGCAGGGTGCTTCAGGCAGGATGCTCCCGGTGCCGGGAGGCCGGCGGAGAGAACGGAACGTTCATGAGCGGCCTGATCAGGCAGTTGCGGGTCTCGCTCCTCGTCGTCCTCGTCCTCATGGTCCCCGACCTGCTGCTGCGGGAGATACCGCGCGGACTGTGGTCGGGGAACGTGCTGGCGGACCTGGGCGGCTGGGCCCTGTCGGCGGTCGTCGTCTGCGCCCTCGTGGCCGCGGTGCACGCCGCGATCTACGGCGCGGCGCACACCGGGCGACCCGGGGCGGGCGAGGCGCGCGCGGTCCGGGCCGGCCTGCTGATCCTGCACGTCTTCGACCTGCTGCTCGGCTGGCCGCTGTGGACCAAGGGGACGTGGCACGTCGTCGTGGCCCTCGTGCCGCTCCTGGTGACCGTCGTGACCTGGGTCTGGTCGCGGTCGCGGGGAGAGACGGCGGAGATCGCGCGGAACAGGGCCCTGCTCTTCGGGATCCTGGCCGTGCCGCTTCAGCTGGTGGGAGTGGCGGTTCTCGTCGCGTAGCCGACCGCTAGTGAGAAGCTCCCGACCGGTCCGACCGGGACTTCATCAGTGGTTGGACACGCGTGCCGAAGGCCTCGATGCCGTCGAGGAAGTCGTCGAAGACCAGCATGACCCCTTGGTGCCGGTGACCTCGGCGACCTCGGCGAGCATCCTCGCGACGGTCTCGTACGAGCCCACGAGCGTGCCCATGTTGAAGTTCACCGCGCCCTCGGGCAGCACGTTGGTCCGGGCGGTGGAGGAGTCGTCGTCGGTGGTGTCGGTGGCCGATTCCCCCGCCATGTACGCCAGCGCCGCGAGGTCGGCGTTGTCGTGGTAGTCCCGCCACTTCGCCTGGGCGGCCTCGTCGGTCTCGTCGGCGATGAACTCGGTCTCGCCGCCGAACCCCCTGAGCTTGATCATCGACAGGGCGAAGTCGAGCCCGTGCTCCTCGGCCTTGCGCACGATGGCCTTGTTCAGCTCGAAGGTCGGCAGGTACTGGGGAGAGCTCTTCGAGATGAGCCAGCCGTTGTTGCCGGCGACGGAGTGCCTTGGTTGAGCGGAGAACGTTAGAGTCGATCGTATGAACGCACGGCTGGCCTTGCTCAGCACGGTGGATCCCGGGGTTGCGGAGAGCGAGGTCTTCCGGCTGGCGCTCCAGCACGCGGTGGGAGAGCTGGGTGCGCTGGGGGGAACGATTCACCTGCGTGGCCCCATGTCAGCGTTGCGTCTGGTGTCGGTGACCGGTCTTCCGCCCGCCCTCACCCGGTCCTGGGAGATCGTCGACCAGGAGGGCCCGCTGGCCCCGGCCCGCGCCCTGCACCAGGGCAGCGGCGTATGGGTTCCGCTGCACTCCACCGAGCCCGCCGCCTCCGTACAACCGGCTGCCCTCGCCGGCCTCGCGGATCCCGCCGGTCGCGTCGATCCCTTCGTTCCCGCGGCGCAGACGGCGGCCGCGGACATCGCCGTCTGGCCCGGCACCGGTCTGGCCGCCCTCCCCATGTTCAGCGGGGACCGCAGCATCGGCGCGCTCACGGTGCTGACGGGCGACCGGGGCGAGCCCACCCCGCAGCAGTGGGACTTCCTGCGGGCCGTCATCGCCTGGACCGAGGAGCGGATGGCGCAGGCGCCGCCGCCGTCCGGCCCCGCCCAGCCGGAGCTGAGCAGCGAGCGGCTGCGGCAGGCGCTGAAGGAGGTCAGCGTCGGCTCCTGGGACTGGGACATCCGCACCGGCGACCTGATCTGGGACGAGGCGGCCCTGGAGCTCTACGGCACCCGGCCGGCCGACTTCACCGGCAAGATCGAGAACTGGATGCGGATCGTCCACCCCGACGACCTCGCGCCGACGCTCGGCGCGGCGCAGCAGGCCATCCGCGACCACACGGTGTACGAGGCGGAGTACCGCGTACGCCGGCTGGACGGCACGTACGGCTGGACGCAGGCCCGCGGCCGGGCGACCTACGACGGACAGGGCGAGCCCCTGCGGATGATCGGCGTGGGGTGGGAGAGCAACGAGTCCCGTTCCGCACGGGACGCGCTCAGCCGGGCCCTGCGCCATATGAGCGACGGCTTCCTGGCGGTGGACGACGAGTGGCGGATCACCTTCGCCAACCTGGAAGCGGAACGCACCCTGGGCCTGTCCGAGGAGGAGCTGTTCGGGCGGGTGCTGTGGGACCTGCCCTCCGCACGGGAGCTGGCGGGCCTGGAAATCGGGTGCCGCAAGGCCGCGGCCGACGAGCAGTCCACCAGCTTCGACGTCTATATGCCGGGCGTGGGGCCGGGGCGGCGCTACCACGTGCGGCTGGTCCCGGGCCCCGACGGCCGCACCCTCTACTTCACCGACGTCACCGACAAACGCCGTCTGGAGGAGGAGCGCCGGGCGGCCGAGCGCGCCGCGTCCGACCGGGCGGCCCGGATGGCGGAGCTGACCGCGGCGCTCGCCAAGGCGACGACCTCACGGGACGTGGTGGACGCGTTCGCCCGACGGGTGCTGCCGCCGTTCGCCGCCGCCGGACTCCTGGTGCAGGTCATCGAGGACGACCGGCTCCACTACGTCGGCGCGACCGGCTACCCGGACGATTTCCTCCAGCGCATCAACTACCGGCCCCAGACGCCCGGCGACCCGGCCTGGGACGCGATCGAGGCGGGCACGCCGCTGTTCCTGTCCTCGGTGCGGGAGTTCACCGCGCACTCGCCCGACCTGGCCGACCTGGCCGAACTGGTGCGGCTCAGCGGCAAGGAGGCGTGGGCGTTCCTGCCGCTGACCGCCTCCGGCCAGACCTTCGGGGTGTGCGTCGTCGCCTTCGACCGCCCGCGCCGCCTCACCGACGAGGAGCGCACCCTCCTCGCGACGATCAGCGCCCTCCTCGCCCAGGCCCTGGAACGCGCCAGGCTCTACGACGCCGAGCACATCCGCTCCCGCGAACTCCAGCGCAGTCTCCTCCCCCGGGGCCTGCCCACCGTCCCCGCCTGCGAGGCGGCCGCCCGCTACCTCCCGGCCGGCCAGGGCATGGACGTGGGCGGCGACTGGTACGACATCATCCCGCTCTCCAGCGGCCAGGTCGCCCTCGTCGTGGGCGACGTCATGGGCCACGGCCTGCCCGAGGCGGCCACCATGGGCCGGCTGCGCACCGCCGTCCACACCCTGGCCGACCTCGAACTGCCCCCCGACGAGATCATGAGCCACCTCAACGACATCGTCGGCGGCATGGGCGAGGAGTCGTACGTGACCTGTCTGTACGCGCTCTACGACTCCACCACCCAGGTCTGCTCCATCGCCCGCGCCGGGCATCCGCCGCCGGCGCTGGTGCACCCCGACGGCACCGTGCACTTCCCGGAGCCGGCCGCCGACCCGCCGCTGGGCGCGGCGGAGCCGCCGTTCGAGACGGTCGAGCTGGCGGTGCCCGAGGGCAGCCTGCTCGTGCTCTACACCGACGGCCTCGTCGAGTCGTCGAAACGCGAGATCGACGAGGGCATGGCGGAGCTGTCCCGGCTGTTGCGCGCCGCCCACGAGGAGGGCGCCGACGCGGATCTGGACGGTCTCTGCGACATCCTGACGGCCGGTCTGCTGCCCGCCGAGCACCAGGCGGCCGACGACGCGGCGGTCCTCGTCGCCCGGCTGCACGCCCTGACCGGCGACCGGATGGCCTCCTGGCAGCTCGCCGAGGACCCCAAGGCGGCCGGCCAGGCCCGCCGGCACGTCCGTGAGCAGCTCTCCGTCTGGGGCCTGGACGACCTCGCGCCCACCACGGAGCTCCTGGCCAGCGAGCTGGTCGGCAACGTCGTACGCCACGCCAAGGGCCCGGTCGCCCTGCGCCTTCTGCACGGCGCCGAGCTGACCTGCGAGGTCTTCGACGGCAGCCTCACGATGCCCCGCATCCGCCGCGCCACCGACACCGACGAGGGAGGCCGCGGCCTACAACTGATCACGGCGCTCTCGCAACGCTGGGGAACGCGTTACACGGCGACGGGAAAGTGCATCTGGACCGAACAGCCCCTCCTCGACCCGGACGGCCCGCAGGACGTGCCGCCCGACCCCCTGGACCTGATGTTCCTCGACACCCCGGATTTCGACGGCGACTTGGACTCGCTGCCCTTCGACCTCGACGACGAGGACCGCTAGGGCTCGATGACGAGGCTTTCGACGAGGTCGCCGTGCAGGGTGAATTGGTAGCGCAGGTCGACGGCGCCGCCGGGGAAGTCGCCTTCGAGGTGCTGCACGGCGACGAAGCGGGTCGCGTCGGTCTGCTGGGCGTCGATGAGTTCCACGGTGTACGTGAACTCGCTCGCCGCACGGTCCAGCCAGCCCTCGATCGCCGCGATGCCCTGATACGTGTGTCCGTCGTCGACCACGGTGGCGTCATCGGCGAACGAGGCGACCGCGGCGGCGGTGTCATGGGCGCGGTGCGCCTTCAGACAGCGGGTGATCACCTCGGGCAGCGCGTCGGGGGCGATGGCCCGGGGCTGACTCCGGGGCTGACTCGGGGACTGACTCGGGGACTGATTCCGGGGCTGGGGCATGGCGGTCCCTTCGCTTGTGACGGTTGCTGCTAAAATAGAAGCAACTGACTTCGACTTTAGCAGCAACTGAGGAGATGGTGGCGATGGCGAGTCGCGTCAGGCTGGAGGACCGGGAGTGCCCGCTGTCCACCACGGTGCAGCACGTCGGCGAGTGGTGGACGCTGCTGATCCTCCACGACGCCTTCGACGGCTACACCCGCTTCGACCAGTTCCAGGAGAGCCTGGGCATCTCCTCCAGCATGCTCACCACCCGCCTGAAGACCCTCGTGGCGGACGGCCTGCTGGAGCGCAGGCCGTACCAGACGAACCCCGTACGCCACGAGTACGTGCTGACCGACCTGGGACGCTCGCTGCGCCCGGTCGTCGTGGCCCTGGCCGCGTGGGGCAACTCCCGCCTCGCACCGGAGGAACGCAGCATGATCCTCGTGGACGCGCGCAGCGGCGAGGAGGTCGAACCCGCGGTCGTCGACGCCGGAACCGGCCGCCGCCTCGACGACAGCGACGCGTACGTCTTCACGGCGGGCCCGGCCGCGAGCCCGGCCATGCGCGACCGCTACGCGGACCGGCCGCCCGCTCAGCCGAAGCGGCCCGCCACGTAGTCCGCCGTCCGCTGGTCCTTCGGGGCGCCGAAGAGCCGCTCAGTGGCGCCGGACTCGACGATGCCGCCGGGAGTGCCCTGTTCGGCCAGGAAGAAGGCGCACCGCTGGGAGACGCGGGCGGCCTGCTGCATGTTGTGGGTGACGATCACGACGGTCACCTGGCCGGCCAGTTCCTGGATGGTCTCCTCCACGCGGCGGGTGGAGGTGGGGTCCAGGGCCGAGCACGGTTCGTCCATCAGCAGGACCCGGGGCCGGACCGCCAACGCCCTCGCGATGCACAGCCGTTGCTGCTGGCCTCCGGAGAGCGCGCCGCCCGGCTGCCGGAGGCGGTCCCTGACCTCCTTCCACAGGCCGGCGCGGGTCAGCGACTCCTCGACGAGTTCGTCCTTCGTACGGCGGTTCGCGCGCGCCCCGGTCAGGCGCAGGCCCGCGACCACGTTGTCGTAGATCGACATGGCGGGGAACGGGTTCGGCTTCTGGAAGACCATGCCGATACGGCGGCGGGCGTCCGTCAGCCGCCACGACGGGTCGTAGACGTCCTCGCCCTCGAAGAGGACCTCGCCGCCGAACCGCGCGGCCGGGATCAGCTCGTGCATCCGGTTGAGGGTGCGCAGGAACGTCGACTTGCCGCAGCCGGAGGGGCCGATGAGGGCGGTGACCTGGCCCGCGGGCATCGTCAACGACACCCGGCTGAGCACCTGGTGACCGCCGAACCAGGCGGAGACCGACCGGGCTTCAAGGGTGGCGGGGGAGACGCCGACGGGGGCCGCCGCCGGGGGCAGGACCACTGTGTCGGTCACCGTGTCCGTCTGCGGGCCGGTCGCCGCGTCGGTCACCGCGTCGGCCCCAGCAGCCCCATAGGCCCCATCCGCCTTTTTGATCACATCAGTCACTTCGGTCACGTCAGTCGCGTCAGTCGCGTCAGTCGCGTCAGTCGCGTCAGTCACTTCGGTCACTTCGGTCACGGCGGACACCTCACGGTCCTTCTCGAGCGCGGTCACAGCAGGTTGGGCAGGAGCTCGGTGGTGCGGGTGGCGACCTGGAGGCCGAGGACCGCGACGACCGGGGCGAAGACGATCCACGTCTGGTGCCGGCCCCAGCGGTGCCAGGTCCATACGGCGGCCACCGAGGCCAGGAGCAGCGCCTGGAGCCACATCACCAGCGGCCACGGCACTCCGGAGGGGCGGGCGAGGGGCTCCTCGGAGTCGGGCAGCGTGCCGGAACGGATGACCGCGGCCGGGGTCCGGAACGGCGCGGAGACCAGGTCGGCGTCGACGCGCAGGACACCGGACGGGACGAAACGGGTGCCGGTGGCGGTGACCAGGACCAGCCGGCCCTTGCCGGAGGCGAGCGGCGCGGGCGCCGGGTCACCGGCCCGTCGTACGCTGCTGACCTGGTACGTCGCCTTGCCCTGGCCGGTCGTCACGGTGAACCGGTCGCCCTGCGCTAGGGAGGCGAGGCGTCCGAAGGGGCCGCCGTAGGCGGCGGCGCGGCCCAGCAGCACGCTGGTGCCGGTCTGGCCGGGCATCGGGGTGTCCCGGCGGTGGCCGGGGCCGTCGGTCAGCACGGTGGAGTCGGTGCCCTCGAGGACCACCTGCGTCATCCCCAGCCTGGGGACGGCGATCAGCGCGACCGGCGTGCCCGGCGCGAGCAGCCGGCCGTCCTGGTCGGTCTGGGCCACCGGGGCGGTGCCCAGCGCGAGTCGGCCCCGCAGCTCGTCGAACGCGGCGTGCTGTGCGGCCCGTTCCTGCGCGCCGCTGACCAACAGCAGCTGTGCGGTGATGCCGAGCAGCAGGGCGGCGAGGGCGAGCAGGCCGCCGCGGGCGAGGTGGCGGACGGCGGTGACGCTGGGGACGCGGGGGAGCGTCAGGGTTACGGCGACCGTCACGGCGGCCCGCCTCCTTCACAGTCAGGGGCCGGGGCCGGGGAGACGCTCCCTCACGGGTCTCCCCGGCCGCCGGACTCGGGTGCATCACATGGAGCAGGTGGATCACATGGAGCAGGTGGATCAGGTGGACTTGATGACGAAGTTGGCGCCGTTCTTGGCGCTCACCGTCGTCGAGCCCGCGTAGGAGGCGTGCAGGGTGTGCCGGGCCTTGCTGAGCTTGGGCAGGGTGACGGTGACCTTGCCGCCGCTCAGGGTGCCGGTGGCGATCACGCGGGAGCCCTCGTAGATGCGGACCGTGCCGGTGGGGGTGGTGCCGGTCGCGGTGACCTTGACGGTGACCTTGGCGCGGGCGGTGTGCTTCACCGAGGTGGGCGCACTGGTGGAGACCGCCGGGGACGCCTTGGCGACCTTCAGGGAGACGGTCGTCGAGGAGGAGTTGAGCTGGGCGCTGCCGCCGTAGGAGACGGTCAGGCTGTGCGTGGCGACCTTGAGGTGGTTGGACAGGCTGACGGTGACCTTGCCCGCGGAGCTCAGGGTGCCGGTGCCGAGGGTGGTGGAGCCCTCCTTCACGGTGACCTTGCCGCCGGGGACGACGGAGTGCGAGCCGGTGACGGTGACGGCGACCTTCGGGGCCTTGCCGTACGCGGTCGTCGCGGTCGTCGCCTTGACGGTGCTGGCGTACTTGACCGCACCGGTCCAGGTGGCGGCCGTACCGGTGCCGACGAGGTTGTTCGCGGTGACCGTGGCGGTGTAGGCGCCGGTGGCCAGACCGGTGAAGGAGTACGACCTGGCGGTGGCCGGCAGGTCCTTGGCGGCGACGACGGCGCCGTCCGAGCCGGTGAGCGTGACGCGGTAGTCGGTGACGGGCAGGGCCGTGCCGGTGCCGCTCGGGGTCCAGTCGAGCTTGACGCTCGCGTCGCCGACCGTGGTCTTCAGCGTGGGCTGGGCGGGCGCGCTGGAGGTGTTGGACGGCTCCAGGCCGCCGACCCTGGCGTGCTTGGCCAGGTTCACCGAGCCGTTGTACGACTCGTTCAGGAAGCCGAAGTCCGCGATGACCTCCTCGGCGGCGTCGGAGGCCGTGGCGGCCTCGTGGTCGCCGCTGGTGACGAAGACGTCGTAGAGGTCCTTGTCGAAGAAGATGCTGGTCGGGTCGATCGCCCGGCTCGGCACGACGTTGTAGACGTCGCGGCCGAAGGTGGCGTTCTCGTAGTAGTGGGTGACCGGGGCGAGTTCGCCGTTCACCGTGCTGACCGGGTTGGTGACGCCACCGGTGTCGCCGGGCAGCTGGACGCTCGCCAGGTGCGCGCCCGCGGCGACCGCGACGGAGCTGAAGTCGGGGGCGATGTGGTTGTTCTGCGCGATCCAGCTGCCCACCGAGAACGGAACGAGTGCGCCGTCCTGGGTGAGGGCCGCGTTGGCCTGGTTCTCCTGCGCGGTCGGCAGGGTGGTGTCGACCTTGTCCTCCGTCAGGCCGATCGCGGCGAGGAAGAACTTGCGGGTGCCGGAGTTGGCCTGCGGCAGGACCGGGTGCAGGGTCTGGCCGTTCAGGGTGCGCACGCCGCCGGACTTGTAGATGTCGAACAGCTGCTGGGCCGTCAGCGTGTCCAGGCCGGAGCCGCGGACCGCGATGCCGACCGCGTCCCGCGCGAACGGGATGTAGGTCAGGGTGTTGCCGGAGGCGCTCGGGCCGCTGGAGGAGCGGGCGAAGTCGACCTGGCCGGTGAGGACGGGGTCGCTCGCGGTGGGGAAGTTGACACCGGTCAGCGCCGCGCTGAGCGTCTTGAGACCCGCGCCCGAGCCGTTGGGGCGGACGAAGGACGGGCCGCCCGAGCGGGTCTGGACGGTGGCGGAGCCGATCGCGTCGTACGAGGCGACGCGCGCGCCGGATGCCGACTTCACGGCCGTGTCGCCGTAGTTCTTGCCGTTGACGGTCTCGCCGGCCAGGGCGTTGAGCACGTCCTGGGTGGTGTCGGAGCCCACGCCGACCAGCTGGCGGAAGGTCCCGGCGGGGGTGGGGTCGGCGTACGCCGGGCTCGCGAGAGCCATGCCGCCGGCCACCACTGCGGCGGCGACCAGGGCCGCCGTGGAGCGCGTTCTGCGCATCGAGAGTCTCCGTGACTGTGCGAAGGGGTGCTTCGGGGGTGGATCTGGCAGGGTGGTGCGGGCCGTCCGCCCCGACTGTCCTTCGGGGCGGGCGGCCGTCTGGGGGAGGGCCGCCGCAGGGGGCGGCGCTCAGGGCCGCAGCAGCTTCCGCAGCCGCTCCGGCAGGGTGAACTCCGGTACGACGGTCACCGTGCGGCCGCCCGGGAGCGGCACCCGCAGCGGCAGCCGCAGCCGTCGGCCGCCCGCGAAGGGCGCGCCCACCGCGGCCGCCGCGCCGAGGGCGGCGCCCACGGGGACGGCGTAGCGCAGGGCGTTCGCGGGGTCGGCGGGCGTCTCGCCCAGCGCGGTGGTGCGCACCGCGTCGCCTCCGTCGTACGACGGTGAGGCGGCGGGCGAGGCGCTGGCGCCGCCCGCTGCCGTGCCGGTACCGCCGTCGGTCGTGGCGCCGGTCGAGCCGCCGCCTGCGCCGGTGTCGCCGGCCGAGCCGCTTCCGCCGGTGGACGAGCCGCCGGAGTCGCCGCTTCCGTCGCCGGAGTCGCCGCCCTGGTAGGCGGCGAGGGCGTCGGCGGCGGCGCGGGCGCGGGCGCGCAGCTTCTTCGGCAGCGGGGCGTATCCGGCGGGCAGTCGGCCCGGGTCGGCGCCGGTGAGCTGGCCGTCGCCCGCCGCGTAGCGCAGCAGGGTCGCGTAGTCCTTGCGGGCGGCGGCGTCGAGGTCGGCGGGGCGGGCGGCCGCGTAGACCAGTTGGGCGAGGGGGTAGGCGGCCTTGGCCGTCGCCCCGGCCGGGGTGATCTCGGCGACGCCCTTGCCGGCGGCGCTCGCGGCGGCGGAGGTCAGGGCGCCGGCCGTGGGCGCGACGAACGCGCCGGCCGCGTTGCGCAGCCGGGCGGTCTGCAGGCCGTAGCGGGTGGCGGAGGCCACGTCGGTGACCGTGATCAGGAACCGGGAGCCGACGGTCTGCGGGCCGGGGCTCTTGTACGCGGGCGGGCTGGCCAGCGGGTCCCAGGTCGACTTCCACAGGCCGTCGGCGCGGCGGGTGTGCAGCGCGCCGGCGTGCATGTCGTCGACGTACGGATGGAAGTCGATCATGCACTGCGGCTGGGTGGCGCCGGTGCCGGGCGGGGTCGTGCACCAGGGGTCGCTCTTCGGGTAGTCGTCCGCGCGGGACGGGTCGAAGACGGCGCCGGTCGGGTTGAGGTCCGTGTTCGTGGAGTAGTACGGGTTGACCCGCATGCCCCAGTCGTCGGAGACGCCGGCGAGGAACCGCCGGGCGTCCTTGTCGGCCAGGATCCACTGCCACAGCGCGCGGGCCGAGTCGGAGTGGCCGAGCGTGGTGAGCAGGTCGGTGTCGGTCGCGGGGGTCTCGGCGACCGACAGATCCGCGAACTGCGGGTTCAGGCCGATGAACTCCGGGTCGGAGGCGAGGCCGGCCGGATTGTCCGTCGCCCAGCCGTAGCCCTTGGCGGCGGTGCCGTTGATCACCGCTCCCCAGGGGGAGTTGCGGTACGACTCGGTGAGCAGCTTGGCGACCAGGCGGGGGGTGAGGTCGATGGACTCGACCTTGGTGCCGGCCAGTCTCTGTGCCGACTCCGGTGCGCCGGCCTTCGGTCTGCGTTCGATCGTGAAGCCGATGACGGTTCCCGAGAGCGCGACCGGCGCGTACGACGTCGTGCCGGAGGGCGCTGTCGTGCCCTCGTCGGCGCCCAGCGCGCGGGTGGTGAAGGCGAGGCTGGAGGCGCCGTCGCGGGTGAGGCGGGCGCGGGTGTCGGGCTCGCCCTGTTCGGTGTAGCCGTAGACCTTGCCGGACGGGCACAGGGCCGCCTGCCAGCTGGTCATCGCGTCGGCGACCAGCTCGCTGCCGGTGGTGGGGCGTTCGGCGGAGCCCAGGGCGCAGTTGGCGCCGACCGGGTTGAAGCCGAGCGGGATCGCGACGCGGTTCTTCCAGTTGGTCGAGGAGACCGGGGAGCCGGCGTTGACCTGGCTCTGGTCCGCGTACGGCTTGCCGTCGAGGTCGAGATGGCCCTGTGGCACGATCACCAGCCAGCAACTGCGGGGCTTGGTCACGCCGTTGGCGGTGACCGGGGTGCCGCAGCCCAGGTGCGGGGCCTCGTTGGCGGTCTGGACCTCGAAGAACTCCTTCCCGGTGCCGTCGGCGCCGGTGCGGGCGAAGTCGACCTCGTTGGTGGTGTTGCGGTTGAAGTAGGGGTTGTTCTGGGTGTCGGAGGTGACGGTGGCCCCGCTGACCGGCTTGAAGGGGACCTCGCCGGGCGCGTTGGGGTTGGCGGCCCCGTACCGGTCGTCCTGACCGTAGTTGGCGGGGTCGGCGCTGTAGAAGACGCGGCGGGTGTCGTCGTAGTCGTTGCCGGGCCAGCTGCCCCGGTCGCTGGTCGGGGAGGCCCCGTACTGGCACTGGGTGCGCGGCGGTCCCGGGTTGGCCGGGACCGTGCCGTCGTCGTCGCCCCAGCACTGCATGATCTGCACGAAGTCGGTGTTGAACCAGGTGCCCGCGAAGGTGGTCGGGTCGCCGCCGGTCCAGGAGACGGTGACGGCCTGGCTGGACAGGCGGGTGGTCTGGTCGACCGTGAACCGCATGTCCTTGAACTCGCCGCGCCCGGAGACCGTGACGGCGGAGCCGGAGCCGGAGCCGGAGCCGCTGCTCGCGGCGGTCGCGGGCGGGGCGGCCTGGGCGACCGCGAGCCCGGCGAGGGCGCCGACGGCCGCCCCGGCGACCAGGCGGGCGAGCAGACGGCGTACGGCCTTCATCGCGAACTCCCTTCGGAGGAACGCCCGTTGGCGCGCAGCAGGCGGGACACCAGGGACGGCAGCAGGATCATCGCGAGCACCAGGAACGCGGCGAGGACCATCAGGGTCTGGGCGGAGGTCCAGCCGGTGCGCCCGGCGACCGAGACGGGCTGGGCGAGGGCGATCGTGCCGTCGGCGGCCGTCCCGCCGCCGGAGCCCGAGGCCGCGCTGCCGGCGCCCGGGGACAGGGTCTGGCCGGTGTCGGGGTCCACGGAGGGCTGCCCGCCGCCGGTCCCGGAGGAGCCGCCGGTCGAGCCGCCGGACGCGCCCGTCGCCGTACCGCCGGTCGCACCCGAACCGCCGGACGAGCCTCCGGAACTCCCGTTCGTGCTCGTCGACTTGGCTCCTCCACTGCCCGAAGTGCAGGCGGCCGCGCCCTTCTTGTCGCAGGCCTTCGGGTAAGGGGCGGTCTCGGCGAGCTTGTTGCGGCCGCCCGTGGTGAAGGTCGGGTTGTTGCAGTTGCGGATGTTGATGTTCTGCGCCTGCACGCCCGGGATCCGGCGGATCTGGTCGAAGCCCGCCTGCACCAGGTTGATCGGCAGCGGCGAGTAGCCGAGGTCGGGCGCCTGTTGCTGGCCCTGGCACATGAAGTAGTAGGAGAACGCGCCGAG
This window of the Streptomyces sp. NBC_01275 genome carries:
- a CDS encoding phosphate ABC transporter ATP-binding protein; this encodes MLSRVSLTMPAGQVTALIGPSGCGKSTFLRTLNRMHELIPAARFGGEVLFEGEDVYDPSWRLTDARRRIGMVFQKPNPFPAMSIYDNVVAGLRLTGARANRRTKDELVEESLTRAGLWKEVRDRLRQPGGALSGGQQQRLCIARALAVRPRVLLMDEPCSALDPTSTRRVEETIQELAGQVTVVIVTHNMQQAARVSQRCAFFLAEQGTPGGIVESGATERLFGAPKDQRTADYVAGRFG
- a CDS encoding sortase gives rise to the protein MTVAVTLTLPRVPSVTAVRHLARGGLLALAALLLGITAQLLLVSGAQERAAQHAAFDELRGRLALGTAPVAQTDQDGRLLAPGTPVALIAVPRLGMTQVVLEGTDSTVLTDGPGHRRDTPMPGQTGTSVLLGRAAAYGGPFGRLASLAQGDRFTVTTGQGKATYQVSSVRRAGDPAPAPLASGKGRLVLVTATGTRFVPSGVLRVDADLVSAPFRTPAAVIRSGTLPDSEEPLARPSGVPWPLVMWLQALLLASVAAVWTWHRWGRHQTWIVFAPVVAVLGLQVATRTTELLPNLL
- a CDS encoding helix-turn-helix domain-containing protein produces the protein MASRVRLEDRECPLSTTVQHVGEWWTLLILHDAFDGYTRFDQFQESLGISSSMLTTRLKTLVADGLLERRPYQTNPVRHEYVLTDLGRSLRPVVVALAAWGNSRLAPEERSMILVDARSGEEVEPAVVDAGTGRRLDDSDAYVFTAGPAASPAMRDRYADRPPAQPKRPAT
- a CDS encoding nuclear transport factor 2 family protein, producing the protein MPQPRNQSPSQSPSQPRSQPRAIAPDALPEVITRCLKAHRAHDTAAAVASFADDATVVDDGHTYQGIAAIEGWLDRAASEFTYTVELIDAQQTDATRFVAVQHLEGDFPGGAVDLRYQFTLHGDLVESLVIEP
- a CDS encoding SpoIIE family protein phosphatase, giving the protein MNARLALLSTVDPGVAESEVFRLALQHAVGELGALGGTIHLRGPMSALRLVSVTGLPPALTRSWEIVDQEGPLAPARALHQGSGVWVPLHSTEPAASVQPAALAGLADPAGRVDPFVPAAQTAAADIAVWPGTGLAALPMFSGDRSIGALTVLTGDRGEPTPQQWDFLRAVIAWTEERMAQAPPPSGPAQPELSSERLRQALKEVSVGSWDWDIRTGDLIWDEAALELYGTRPADFTGKIENWMRIVHPDDLAPTLGAAQQAIRDHTVYEAEYRVRRLDGTYGWTQARGRATYDGQGEPLRMIGVGWESNESRSARDALSRALRHMSDGFLAVDDEWRITFANLEAERTLGLSEEELFGRVLWDLPSARELAGLEIGCRKAAADEQSTSFDVYMPGVGPGRRYHVRLVPGPDGRTLYFTDVTDKRRLEEERRAAERAASDRAARMAELTAALAKATTSRDVVDAFARRVLPPFAAAGLLVQVIEDDRLHYVGATGYPDDFLQRINYRPQTPGDPAWDAIEAGTPLFLSSVREFTAHSPDLADLAELVRLSGKEAWAFLPLTASGQTFGVCVVAFDRPRRLTDEERTLLATISALLAQALERARLYDAEHIRSRELQRSLLPRGLPTVPACEAAARYLPAGQGMDVGGDWYDIIPLSSGQVALVVGDVMGHGLPEAATMGRLRTAVHTLADLELPPDEIMSHLNDIVGGMGEESYVTCLYALYDSTTQVCSIARAGHPPPALVHPDGTVHFPEPAADPPLGAAEPPFETVELAVPEGSLLVLYTDGLVESSKREIDEGMAELSRLLRAAHEEGADADLDGLCDILTAGLLPAEHQAADDAAVLVARLHALTGDRMASWQLAEDPKAAGQARRHVREQLSVWGLDDLAPTTELLASELVGNVVRHAKGPVALRLLHGAELTCEVFDGSLTMPRIRRATDTDEGGRGLQLITALSQRWGTRYTATGKCIWTEQPLLDPDGPQDVPPDPLDLMFLDTPDFDGDLDSLPFDLDDEDR
- a CDS encoding Ig-like domain repeat protein: MRRTRSTAALVAAAVVAGGMALASPAYADPTPAGTFRQLVGVGSDTTQDVLNALAGETVNGKNYGDTAVKSASGARVASYDAIGSATVQTRSGGPSFVRPNGSGAGLKTLSAALTGVNFPTASDPVLTGQVDFARSSSGPSASGNTLTYIPFARDAVGIAVRGSGLDTLTAQQLFDIYKSGGVRTLNGQTLHPVLPQANSGTRKFFLAAIGLTEDKVDTTLPTAQENQANAALTQDGALVPFSVGSWIAQNNHIAPDFSSVAVAAGAHLASVQLPGDTGGVTNPVSTVNGELAPVTHYYENATFGRDVYNVVPSRAIDPTSIFFDKDLYDVFVTSGDHEAATASDAAEEVIADFGFLNESYNGSVNLAKHARVGGLEPSNTSSAPAQPTLKTTVGDASVKLDWTPSGTGTALPVTDYRVTLTGSDGAVVAAKDLPATARSYSFTGLATGAYTATVTANNLVGTGTAATWTGAVKYASTVKATTATTAYGKAPKVAVTVTGSHSVVPGGKVTVKEGSTTLGTGTLSSAGKVTVSLSNHLKVATHSLTVSYGGSAQLNSSSTTVSLKVAKASPAVSTSAPTSVKHTARAKVTVKVTATGTTPTGTVRIYEGSRVIATGTLSGGKVTVTLPKLSKARHTLHASYAGSTTVSAKNGANFVIKST